The following proteins are encoded in a genomic region of Drosophila willistoni isolate 14030-0811.24 chromosome 3R, UCI_dwil_1.1, whole genome shotgun sequence:
- the LOC6647497 gene encoding protein spindle-F has translation MAPTNSASASDKMNYALQVALQTMKERCIQLQQRVSKMEEENLRLREGTNMQSDSGDSLTLRSQVSELQRQKEQLEEQINMVSNENRRLWSRLSQISKDQQLEASQAQTASKTDDESTTDLRANQNLIRSKTFTQHSPNPHLRQKMISDEMSLEEIALDDFGANDTDLGYPYGLQVPMHETGGISTDSDANLDAKRCMDGLQDLRREAMKQQQELTSVLTLLESRIALQPCPECAQKAAHKPEMADKSLETDESLNNELKQYDKEQIDATHNGHDQGHGPTPPRLNIIQEKIQADAMEKTCPMCGKLYSSQISFKAFREHVEMHFIDETIELENNSIDRQFEFVSHTVGDF, from the exons ATGGCACCTACTAACTCAGCCAGCGCCAGTGACAAGATGAATTATGCTCTCCAAGTGGCTTTGCAGACCATGAAAGAGCGTTGTATACAATTGCAACAGCGGGTCAGCAAAATGGAGGAGGAGAACCTGCGTCTCCGTGAAGGCACAAATATGCAATCGGACTCAGGTGACAGCTTGACTTTGCGGTCGCAAGTATCGGAATTGCAACGACAGAAGGAGCAATTAGAGGAACAAATCAACATGGTGTCCAATGAGAATCGTCGATTGTGGTCACGTCTTTCACAGATTTCTAAGGATCAACAGCTAGAAGCATCTCAGGCACAGACTGCATCCAAAACCGACGATGAGTCGACCACTGACTTGCGTGCCAATCAAAACCTTATTCGTTCAAAGACATTCACACAGCACTCGCCAAATCCGCACTTGCGTCAGAAGATGATCTCGGATGAAATGAGTCTTGAGGAAATCGCCCTTGATGACTTTGGAGCCAATGACACAGACTTGGGCTATCCTTATGGCCTGCAGGTGCCAATGCATGAGACCGGAGGAATATCGACAGATTCAGATGCCAATTTGGATGCCAAACGTTGCATGGACGGCTTGCAGGATTTGCGTCGCGAGGCCATGAAACAGCAACAGGAACTTACATCGGTCCTAACACTGCTAGAAAGTCGCATTG CGTTGCAGCCCTGTCCTGAATGCGCCCAAAAGGCTGCCCATAAACCGGAAATGGCCGATAAGAGCCTCGAAACAGATGAGAGCCTCAACAACGAATTAAAGCAGTATGACAAAGAGCAGATCGATGCTACCCACAATGGACATGATCAGGGTCATGGGCCAACACCTCCGCGCCTTAATATCATACAGGAGAAAATCCAGGCCGATGCCATGGAAAAGACATGCCCCATGTGCGGCAAGCTATATTCCAGCCAGATATCGTTTAAAGCATTTCGCGAGCATGTCGAAATGCATTTCATTGACGAAACAATCGAATTAGAGAACAATAGCATCGATCGACAGTTCGAGTTTGTCTCTCATACTGTGGGCGATTTCTGA
- the LOC6647498 gene encoding Golgi SNAP receptor complex member 1 codes for MGGSSYDVLRKQARTLENEIDLKLVAFSKIGAGGISNSITADTSPLLGEHVFESLSEEIEQMLEKLSSLNESMSDLPATGAAAMHTLQRHREILQGYRQEFNKICANHTTRIEREELLRGSGLATTSTGSPSISGLSRREMYMKESGHLGSASHMINDQINIAIETRENLHAQRHAFKRMQTRFNDISNRFPLISSLIQRINIKKRRDSLILGAVIGFCVILLLLYAFN; via the exons atgggAGGCTCTAGCTATGATG TGCTGCGAAAGCAGGCCCGCACACTCGAAAATGAAATCGATCTGAAACTTGTGGCATTTAGCAAGATTGGAGCTGGTGGCATTAGCAACAGCATAACAGCTGACACATCACCATTGTTGGGAGAACATGTCTTCGAATCCCTGTCGGAGGAGATTGAGCAAATGCTGGAAAAG TTATCATCGCTAAACGAATCCATGTCTGACCTGCCCGCAACAGGTGCAGCCGCCATGCACACTCTGCAGCGTCACAGGGAAATACTGCAGGGCTATCGACAGGAGTTCAATAAGATTTGCGCTAATCACACTACGCGTATCGAGCGGGAGGAACTGCTACGTGGTTCGGGCTTGGCCACCACCAGTACCGGTAGTCCATCGATTTCGGGACTAAGTCGTCGGGAAATGTATATGAAGGAGAGCGGCCACTTGGGCAGTGCCAGCCACATGATCAACGATCAGATCAACATTGCCATCGAGACGCGAGAAAATCTGCATGCCCAGCGGCATGCCTTCAAGCGAATGCAGACACGCTTCAATGACATATCGAATCGTTTTCCCTTAATATCCAG TCTTATTCAACGtattaatatcaaaaaacGCCGGGATTCCCTTATTTTGGGAGCCGTTATAGGGTTCTGTGTCATTTTGTTACTGCTATATGCTTTTAACTAA